In Blastopirellula sp. J2-11, a single genomic region encodes these proteins:
- a CDS encoding DUF1501 domain-containing protein — translation MPSNHTDSLNRREMLQRSGIGLGMLGLSSLVQSPADALASPAAAKSPLAVKNPHFPGRVKRVVHFFLNGGPSHVDTFDRKPMLQKYAGQTPPMSLATERKTGACMPSPFKFQRYGESGIEVSELFAKTAEHIDDIAVIRSMYAQVPNHEPSLMLMNCGDSVLPRPSVGSWTLYGLGTENQNLPGFIAMCPNGQPVSGAANWQSGFLPGSLQGTYIDSKHEQLDKLIENIRSRHATIEMQSRQLELLNQLNNEHRSQRHDPRLESRIHSFELAFRMQMEAADAFDINQETQETRQLYGESVHGRQTLIARRLLEHGVRYVQLWHDAGNAWDHHANLEPSHRKLSQQIDQPIAALMTDLKRRGMFEDTLIIWGGEFGRTPTVELNGSGATTLGRDHNHYGFTVWMAGGGVRGGTAYGATDDFGFKAVERPTSVHDLHATILHLLGFDHTRLTYRYAGRDFRLTDVHGHVLNDILS, via the coding sequence ATGCCTTCAAACCATACAGATTCGCTCAATCGCCGTGAGATGTTGCAGCGATCTGGAATCGGGCTGGGGATGCTCGGGCTATCGTCGCTTGTTCAAAGTCCCGCCGATGCACTCGCTAGTCCCGCAGCAGCCAAATCGCCCCTGGCCGTGAAAAACCCTCACTTTCCAGGCAGGGTCAAGCGTGTGGTCCACTTCTTTCTCAACGGCGGTCCGTCGCATGTCGATACGTTCGATCGGAAGCCGATGCTGCAGAAATACGCGGGACAAACGCCGCCGATGTCGCTCGCCACTGAGCGGAAGACCGGGGCTTGCATGCCGTCGCCGTTTAAGTTTCAAAGATATGGCGAAAGCGGGATCGAAGTAAGCGAGCTGTTCGCCAAGACGGCCGAACATATTGACGACATCGCGGTGATTCGATCGATGTACGCCCAGGTTCCTAACCATGAGCCTTCGCTGATGTTAATGAACTGCGGCGACTCGGTCCTGCCGCGGCCCAGCGTCGGCTCGTGGACACTGTATGGCCTGGGAACCGAAAACCAAAACCTGCCGGGCTTCATTGCGATGTGTCCCAATGGCCAGCCGGTTAGCGGCGCCGCTAATTGGCAATCGGGATTTTTGCCTGGCAGCCTGCAGGGAACCTACATTGACTCGAAACACGAACAACTTGACAAGTTGATCGAGAACATCCGAAGTCGACACGCAACGATTGAGATGCAAAGTCGCCAGTTGGAACTGCTAAATCAACTCAACAACGAACATCGCAGCCAGCGGCATGATCCTCGCCTGGAATCTCGGATCCATTCGTTTGAGTTGGCCTTCCGCATGCAGATGGAAGCGGCCGACGCATTCGATATCAATCAAGAAACGCAAGAAACTCGCCAGCTCTATGGCGAATCGGTTCACGGTCGACAAACGCTGATCGCGCGGCGTCTGCTAGAGCACGGCGTACGTTACGTCCAACTTTGGCACGATGCTGGAAACGCGTGGGACCATCACGCCAACCTAGAGCCGAGCCACCGCAAACTTTCGCAGCAGATCGACCAACCGATCGCAGCGCTAATGACTGACCTAAAACGCCGCGGCATGTTTGAAGATACGCTGATCATCTGGGGAGGCGAGTTCGGCCGCACGCCGACCGTAGAACTCAACGGCAGCGGCGCAACAACGTTAGGACGCGACCACAATCATTACGGTTTTACCGTCTGGATGGCTGGCGGCGGCGTTCGCGGTGGAACTGCCTATGGCGCAACCGACGACTTTGGCTTCAAAGCGGTAGAACGCCCGACCAGCGTGCATGACCTACACGCCACCATTTTGCACCTTCTGGGATTCGATCATACGCGATTAACCTATCGCTATGCTGGTCGCGACTTCCGTCTGACCGACGTGCATGGTCATGTGTTGAACGACATCCTCTCCTAG
- a CDS encoding succinylglutamate desuccinylase/aspartoacylase family protein, whose protein sequence is MSEPIVSRQIVRPGDLDLDSPGRRDYWVALEHDSIWGDHLIPLTVWVGKKAAADRGLVAFGANHGNEYEGPVALKKLMSEIETENVVGRIILIPVLNPSAFRAGTRESSLDDRVNLNRAFVDGAGTTPALSGITHRIVAFVRQHIWPRVHVVIDLHSGGDVARFSLCSSFHPVDDPVQSKAIEETARWFGVPSLMVYQNATPGLLPSEAERLGKITIGTELGWGRAVNLEGVRYARHGVLAAAIHHEQLLGQIEPIGHHRAGTQMKLTTVDRDCYSVAPFDGHFEPLIDCGTAVKRGDVVGLLHDFDHIDMPPWQVRAQIDGVVLAQAWAAAVPRGQHIVVVGRITP, encoded by the coding sequence ATGTCAGAACCAATCGTCTCACGACAAATCGTTCGCCCTGGAGATCTCGATCTCGATTCGCCGGGACGACGCGACTATTGGGTCGCGCTCGAACATGACAGCATCTGGGGAGACCACTTGATTCCGCTCACCGTATGGGTCGGCAAGAAAGCCGCCGCCGATCGCGGGTTGGTCGCCTTTGGCGCCAATCATGGCAACGAGTATGAAGGGCCTGTCGCGCTGAAAAAGCTGATGAGTGAGATCGAAACGGAAAACGTCGTCGGTCGCATCATCCTGATCCCGGTGCTGAATCCGTCAGCATTTCGAGCCGGCACGCGTGAGAGTTCGCTCGATGACCGCGTCAACCTCAATCGCGCGTTTGTCGACGGAGCGGGAACGACGCCAGCTCTTTCTGGAATCACGCATCGTATCGTCGCGTTCGTGCGTCAGCACATTTGGCCACGAGTGCACGTCGTGATCGATTTGCACAGCGGCGGCGATGTCGCAAGATTTTCTCTCTGCTCCAGTTTTCACCCCGTCGACGATCCTGTTCAGTCGAAAGCGATCGAGGAGACAGCTCGCTGGTTTGGGGTTCCTAGTCTGATGGTTTATCAGAATGCGACGCCGGGATTATTGCCGAGCGAAGCGGAACGTCTCGGCAAGATCACCATCGGCACCGAGCTTGGTTGGGGACGCGCGGTAAATCTGGAAGGGGTTCGCTACGCTCGCCATGGCGTTTTGGCGGCGGCGATCCATCACGAACAACTGCTGGGCCAGATCGAACCCATTGGTCACCACCGGGCCGGCACGCAAATGAAGCTAACAACGGTCGATCGCGACTGCTATAGCGTAGCGCCGTTTGACGGTCACTTTGAGCCGTTGATCGATTGCGGCACGGCGGTAAAGCGTGGAGACGTGGTTGGATTGCTGCATGATTTTGATCATATCGACATGCCCCCGTGGCAAGTTCGCGCCCAAATTGACGGCGTCGTCTTGGCGCAAGCCTGGGCCGCAGCCGTCCCCCGCGGTCAGCACATTGTTGTCGTAGGACGCATAACGCCGTA